A genomic window from Silene latifolia isolate original U9 population chromosome Y, ASM4854445v1, whole genome shotgun sequence includes:
- the LOC141630601 gene encoding uncharacterized protein LOC141630601, which yields MDGFDLKSAGEKRLFDLNELEEFRLEVYESSRLYKERTKRFHDKAIIRREFKEGELVLLFNSRFKLFAGKLKSKWSGPFTVVRVFSHGAVEVSDGDQVFKVNGQRLKHYIAGSPVLKHITFIDTCLVHP from the coding sequence ATGGATGGCTTTGACTTGAAGAGCGCCGGAGAGAAGCGGCTATTTGACCTCAATGAGCTTGAAGAATTTAGACTAGAGGTTTATGAGAGCTCTAGATTATATAAGGAGAGGACCAAAAGATTCCATGACAAGGCCATAATTCGGAGAGAGTTCAAGGAGGGAGAGTTGGTTCTCCTCTTTAACTCAAGGTTCAAGTTGTTTGCGGGGAAGCTCAAGTCTAAGTGGTCGGGACCCTTCACCGTGGTCCGAGTCTTTTCCCATGGAGCGGTTGAAGTATCCGATGGAGATCAAGTCTTCAAAGTGAATGGACAAAGGCTAAAACACTACATTGCCGGTTCTCCCGTCTTGAAGCATATAACTTTCATTGATACTTGTCTTGTCCATCCTTGA